TTAATTAGGGTTCCAGTTCCTCGGGTCTTAATTGACCCGGAATCTCCGGTTCATTCTAGAGCGTTCGATGATCATATTGAAGTtaaattttctcttcttattCCTGTTGATCATCCGCTCATGTCGGGCTTGGATTTATCCGAACCGGAAGAAAAACGGGCCTCAGATACATTATTTCCATTCTCCGTGAATTATGGTTAGCCatttttctttgccttttttattatttaaatttgATTTGTTTAGTTTAATTTCGATTTTTTATATACGAATTTGGATGTTTAGTGGTGATTGGCTGATACACATTGTGACGCCGCTAAAGGGAGAGGCTTTTTTTCTTAAATGAAAATTTCGACGATATTTAAAAGTCAAAACAACATATTTTGTCATATTTATGATATTGTATTCTCTTTATAGATTACTCCCTCggtcccaatttatgtgatgtTATTTGACTATATACGatatttaaaaaagaaagaaatgttAGAATTTGTGTATAACTATAAATTATCTCATTaagataaaatatatattttgaagTTGAATTGTTTCTAAACATAAAAAGTGTCAATTCCttttaaaatagactaaaaaggaaatgtGCCACATAAATTGGAAGCGAGGGGAGTATATGTACTTTCTCTCCAAAATAATTGGGAAAGTGGGAGTACTCTTTATAATTAATATAATGTTTTTATGTTGCACCAAAGATGTGGCCTAGTGGTGAAGTTGGAATTAGACTAGGAGATCGAAGCGTTGGCAAAcgaattgtttggtgatttcttcttgtACACCCAATCCTTGGTGAGCAGGACATACCCTATACCTATATTGGTGGAAGGATATAAGTGCCTAGTGGAACAATCGAGTTGCATGGAAGCCGCCCTCACAAAAAAAGTAGCATTTTTATACCCTTTCACCATTTATATGATATCTTACACCTTTTACATCTCTTAGCTACTGTTTTAATTAATTTCCAACGTACTCGAGTATAATAACAAATTATAAAATTTCTTTTCTTACCTTCGTGAAAGTCCAATTAGGTGGTCAATTTGTAGAAGAGAGAGCGGGACTTTGCGTGTGGGGGTTGGGGGGTGGGAGGACAAATTTGAAAACTTTTcctttgaattaaatagtttgtaACACTTAGAGCTTATCAAGAATTTACTTTTGTATGTTTGTCAGGGATTTTAGTAATTAGCAAGACTAAAATTGCAATATTTGATCAATGTAACGTCGTAGTCTATTGAATCACTTTATGGAGTAGAAAATACAGCCCCAAAGTTCTAAAACATGCGCTAACCACTTGTTAAAAGAATGTGAAGGACtaagacaaaaagaaaaacaaatagacAGCAATATTAAAGTAGTTTTATTATGGTTTATATCTTCTCCTTTAATATGTTTATGTATACCTTCATTGATGAACTGCTGCATTGTAATGCAGAAACTGGCATATCAACTTGCTGTTGATTGGATGTTTTAGGCATATAAATGTGATCACTGCTTGACATACACTATGACTCTACCACTATTTAAATTCTGGCACTTATTGAGCTTctttctcatttatttattttcccTCTTAATAATTCTTCTTTGTTGGATTAGAAATGAAGAACTTATCTGCTATGGAGGAAGTCCATTTTTACTGCAGAAGTTGCTCGACTAAGTTAACCAGGGCTAtcaggtagaactcttctttctCTCAGTCGGGCAGACAATTTTGTTACTCACTTTACTTGAACGCCATTGCATGTCTCTAATATTTATTTCTTTAAGCAGATTATTTAACGAGATGCCATCAGTTTACTGGCAAGATGTTGCAGACAATTGGTTTGGGACATGTTGTTGCTCGTTTGGTGGTATAAGTGAAAAGCTGGTCAAGGAATTTGCAAAGTCATATTCTTGTACAACAGGTGTTTGCCTTATAACTGGCGCATCTGTTATTATATGCAAAGAGGACCTCATTGGATGTGAATTTCCTGAGCCGAATAGGGACCAAACTTATCATTCTCAGGTCAATTCAGCCGAGACGACTTGTTTAACCAGAGATGCACCCTGCAAAAGTGAACAATCAAGAAAGGTATGCCGCAACTATCCAGGCGCAGGAGAGGGAGTTGATGAGATTAGCGTTGTTCGTCCTATAGAAGAAAATATTGGGGCGAAACAAAACAATGAAGTTGCTGAAAAGGTGTTAAATGGTGATAGTTCAACCTGCATGCCTTTACAGTTGAAGGATGAAGACAAAATGCAGTCATTGGCTGGAATTTCTTCAGAGGCAAACTGCCACACTAGAAAGCAGAACAATGGCTGTTGTACGAGTAATCTATGTGAAATGGAGAAAGAATATGAAATGAATATTGAACTCTTAGATAAGCAGAAAATATTTCTTAAAGGCTGCCTTGGGGATGCTTTTATGTTGAGACCTTCCAATCTTTCCAATGATGTTAAGTGGATTGAATTTCT
This genomic stretch from Nicotiana sylvestris chromosome 9, ASM39365v2, whole genome shotgun sequence harbors:
- the LOC104227770 gene encoding uncharacterized protein, encoding MSSSELNFPASENPSSKWRFTWEAQSHVSTLRLIVFNPNIKPSSQCNNICINLSMEQSLLTISFFEPELKPETLIRVPVPRVLIDPESPVHSRAFDDHIEVKFSLLIPVDHPLMSGLDLSEPEEKRASDTLFPFSVNYEMKNLSAMEEVHFYCRSCSTKLTRAIRLFNEMPSVYWQDVADNWFGTCCCSFGGISEKLVKEFAKSYSCTTGVCLITGASVIICKEDLIGCEFPEPNRDQTYHSQVNSAETTCLTRDAPCKSEQSRKVCRNYPGAGEGVDEISVVRPIEENIGAKQNNEVAEKVLNGDSSTCMPLQLKDEDKMQSLAGISSEANCHTRKQNNGCCTSNLCEMEKEYEMNIELLDKQKIFLKGCLGDAFMLRPSNLSNDVKWIEFLCPKCSSLIGSYPCSSDNAPLDDGVRLYKYNISTCLPVCGLNDPFRNYTLERMFTRQLLEAAQDELSFRTVVRDMHTKSPLSQIVLLNPNAWSYSGCCMHDMEPAAKINMYPIVKLLFSANIKDMELEPRKVEEWVTKNQTDEVYMLPSQVTELITNLEMATKMWPPSHMLLQGFYMSSLKR